The genomic region ATACATCGACAAGGATGGCTATCTTTTTTTCAAGGGCAGGGATAACCTTGTGGTGAAATCCGGCGGGAACTGGATCTCCTTCTGCGATATCGAGAAGATTATCGAAAAGTGTCCCGTGGTAAAAGAAGCAGCCGTTGCCAAAAAGGCCGATAAGCTCCACTATTATGTCACCGTCAGAAAAGGCTCCACATCGAGTTACGCTGTTAAGAAAATACGTAAACACTGCCTCGGGCAAATGAAAATGAACCAGCTGCCGGACGAGATACATGTTCTGGAAGAACTTCCCAGGACCAGAAGCGGAAAGATCAGGCGGGCATCTCTGGGATAATGACCCATCATATCACCATGGCAGATAAAAACCGATACATAGTTCACGTGGACATGGACGCGTTCTTCGCGTCCGTTGAACAGAGGGATGACCCCTCTATCAAGGGCAGGCCCGTGATAGTAGGGGCTGATCCCAAAAAAGGCGCCGGTAGAGGCGTCGTCGCGGCCTGTTCCTACGAGGCAAGGAAATATGGCATACATTCCGCCATGCCCATTTCAACGGCCTATAAAAAATGCCCGAAAGCGGTGTTCCTCCGTCCGGATTCATCTAAATACTCCGCCGTATCCCGGGAGGTTTTCGCGATACTGGAGAATTTCACGCCCGAGATCGAACCGATAAGCATCGACGAGGCCTTTATGGACATTACCGGAAGCTTCCATCTATTCGGAACACCCGAGGGAACCTGCCGGAAGATCAAGCAGGAGATCCGCAGGAAGACCGCCCTTACCGCGTCGATAGGCCTTGCTCCGAACAAGATGACCGCGAAGATCGCCTCTGAGGTAGGCAAACCGGACGGTCTTGTCATCGTCAAACCGGGCCGGGTACTCGACTTCCTTCACCCTCTTCCCGTGGGAAGGCTCTGGGGCATCGGGGAAAAGACCCTTTCGGTGCTTGAGTCGGTAGGCATCCGTACCATAGGTGACCTTGCGGCAAAGGGTGAGGAGGAACTCGAGGATCTCTTCGGCAAGAACGGCCGTCACATGTATCTTCTATCTTCGGGCATGGACGGGCGGTCCGTGGAAACGACCGAGGTCATCAAGTCCATAAGTAATGAACATACCTTCGAAGAGGATGCCACCGACAACCAGGTGATGTTTGATACCTTGATGCACCTGAGCGAGAAGGTTTCAAGAAGGATGCGCAGGAGCGGGCTCAAAGGGCGCACCGTAACGCTGAAGATACGGTTCTCGAATTTCAAAACTTATACAAGATCACATACCCTGGATCAGGCAACGAATTATGTGGACGATATATATGGAAAAGCGCTTGAAAAAATACAAGAGTTCGACACCTCCAGGCGGGCTGTGCGCCTTCTGGGGGTCAAGGTCTCGAACCTCACCGACGACTCCTGGCGCTCTGACCTGTTCCGGGGCACGGACGAGGAAGCGCTGAAAAAAGAAAGACTGCACAGAGCTCTCGACAGAATAATGGAAAAATACGGCTCCGGCGCGGTGAGGCGACGACGCGCATGACTATTCGCCCGAGAGCATCTGGCTGGCTATCATGTCGGATTTGGTCTTGCCGACAAGGTTCTCGGCTATTTTCCGGGAGAATTTCATTGCGGTAGCCGGGCCGCGGCTGGTTATTATGTTCCCGTCCTGTATGACATCCTCTTTGGAATGCTTTACGACCGCCGAAAAATTCTTGTCAAGTCCCGGGTAACAGGTGGCCTGGCGGCCGTCAAGGATACCCGCCGGAGCAAGCACCAGAGCGGGAGACGCGCAGATAGCGGCGATGATCTTGCCCGCCTCATGCATTTTCGTAACGATCTGCTTTACTTCGAGCGAAGAGGCGAGATTCTCGGCCCCGGGCAGTCCTCCTGGAAGGATAACGGCGTCAAAATCACTGTCACATTCCTCAATACGTATATCCGGTTTTATGGTCAGGCCCCTGGATCCTGTGACGGTCTCTCCTCCCACCCCGGCTACGGTTACCTCGACCTCCGCCCTGCGGAGGGTGTCTATGGGCGTTACCGCTTCTATCTCTTCAAAACCCTGTGCCAGTATGACCAAAGCTTTTTTCTTCATTGTCCACTCCTTCAGTTTTCAGAATCTTTCAGGATGAAGTCCGACAGTAGCTCCGCCATCTGGTCCATGCTTTTTGCGCATTGGCGCTTCTGTTCGGCCGTAAGACCCCATAAAGGTCTTTCAAGAGGCAGATCACTCACCACGGCAAGAGCTGCCGCTTTTATGCCCGCGGCATTTGAGGCCGTATAAACGGCGGATAACTCCATCTCAATACCGGAAAAACCTTTTCGCTCTATGTTTTTCACGAACCGGCTTTCTTCGGCCACCACCGAACCTATCGTGAAGATATCACCCAGTATAAGTTTGCCGGGGGTGTGTCCGGTCAAATGTTTTTTGAGGCGCTGGTAAACTCCCGGGTCTGCCTGTACGTACTGCCCGGAAGCGAGGATATCTTCCCGGGCGCGCCCCTTTCTGTAATATTGAGAGAATCCCTCACCGTCGAAAGCTTTATCGCAGAGCACGATGTCGCCGATCCCGGCGTCACCGAATCCGCCGCAGGTCCCGGCGAAGAGCACCGTCTCAACTGGCGAGGCCTCCAAAAGCAGCACCGCGTCACCCAGGAGCCTGTTCCCCATACCGCTTCTTATCACGGTGTATTCGACCCCGGCTTTCTTTGCCCTTACTCCCGAATATAACCTGCCTCTGAAAGAGCCGACCACGTCGCCGCCGCGGGTGAATTTATCCGGCGAAAGAAACGGGGTGATAATAACGCTCTCTGTCATACCGCCGCCGGTGCATCCGAATGCGAACTCAAAGAACCTTTCCTTATCCATGTCCATCCTGTCCGTCGGGCCGGGGTCTGTCACATTCACTGCACACCTTCGCGGTGTCGGGATTTGTGGCCCCGCAGATCCTGCACACCCAGTAGCCTTCCGGAGCATGCTTTATACGGTACTGCCGCCTTAAGAACGGCCAGACCTTGTACTGGATGAGGCCATAGAGGACGACCAGGACAGCCGCGATAATCAGGCTGATAAGGAATTCCGGCGGGGTAATCGCCGGCCTTACTTTTCCCAGGTCTATGCCGTGTCGCGCCAGGCGTTCCCGCACCAGCTGGCGGGCCAGGTCGTACCTTTCAACTCCAGCGGGATTAAGGCTGCGTATCAAAGGTTCGGAGATGCGGTAACTTCCCTGCTGGAGGTACCTGAGCTTGTTAAGATAGCTCTTGTAGTATCGTGCGGCTAACTGGGTATCACCCTTTTGCTCGTAAATGAGCCCCAGCAGAAAATCCGAACCGTAATATTCCGGCCAGGCCAGTCTTGCGCTTTTGATATGTTCCTCAGCCTTGTCGAGCTGACCCGCCGACATCGCGTAAAGACCGTCGGTGAAGTTTCTGTAAAAACTTTTGAGGTCCTCCTGGGCCCTGCCGTCTGAAGTGGCAACATCTATCAGCCCCTGCCTTAGGAAGAACCTGCGGTAGGTGAAGAACTCTTCTTCCCTCTGCTCTTTCCAGTCGGCGTAAGCGGCAAAAGAGAAAGCGGCAATAAACGCACCTGCCAGAAAGAGCGCCAGGATTCGTTTAGCCCATCTCTTCCCGGTTCTCTCTGGATAATGGTAAAACGGCGTATTCACTGAAAACACATTCGTGAGGATCATCGCAAAATCTGGAGAAAGTCTTTATTAAATCGGCTTGGTGGATTTTATAAGCCCCAGCACTTTCTCTATCTCAAAAGGTTTGTATATTATCTCTGAAGCCCTTTCTTCGATGGCTTGATGGACCAGTTCGTCCACGGAATAACCGGTCATCATTATGACCGTGGTCTCAGGCTTGATCTTCTTGACCTCTTTGAGGGTCTGTATGCCGTCCATGTCCGGCATCCTTATATCCAGGAACATGATGTCATAAACATTGTCCCTGATAAGCTCCACTGCCTGGGCCCCGCCGTAGCAGCACTCGGCCTTGTAATCATTAGCTTTCAAGATGTCACAGAAGACATCGGCGAAATCCTTGTTATCATCAACGACGAGGATCTTGTGATCTTCCATATGCAGCTCCATGATTTATATTCAAGTCCTTACTAATCCTCTTTAACCTTTGGCGATATAGATTTTACAATAAGGGCTCTTTTTTGTCGATGTTTTTCTGCCGCGGTCACTGGTCCGTTTCCCTCCCCTGGCCGTTCAGAAGGCCCCCGAAGCCTTCGGCGGCCTCTTTGAGGACCGAGGAGGTTTTATCGATAACGGTATGTGTCGTTTCACTTGTCTGTTCGGCCGCCGCGCCTATAGCCTCTTTCCCCGTGCTATAAGCCTTTTGCATGACATCCTGCACCTGGGACATGGGGATATCGACAAGATTCGATATATCCGTACCGGTCAGGGACCTGACGAATATAAGCCTTACCAGAGTATAAGGGTCTTTGATATCCTGGTATTCCTCATCGAGGTTTATCTCGTACTTTTTGACCGTCGGCTGTTCGGATCGCGCGGAATAATCCCTGTAATAAACATCCCCTACCTTGAGATGGAGGTTCGCGATATATATCTCGGGAATCTTTCTCTGCTCCTGCTGGGCAACGACCTGTCCTTCTTCCTTGCTTTCCAGGGGTTTGATCGTGTTAACGTTAAGACGGGCCTGCTCATCCCTGACTATATTAAGCTGCTGCATCGAGAACTTTAGCTCCTCCAGATACACCTTTCCCTTGAGTACCTGGATAAGGTCATAACGGACATAAACTTCGGGGATGACCGCCATGGTCTCGGTCGGGAACCCGCGCGGGTTATAAAGCTTCATATCCTTGATGAATATGGCGGGTCTTACCAGGCCAACGTCCATGCTGCCTATGTCAAGTCTTATGCCCAGTATATGCTTGAAGATATTCTCAGAAGAGACCTCTATGATCTTATCCTTCGCGATAAAGGCGACCAGCAAGAAAAGAATTACAACAACCAGTATCTTTTTCAGCATTAGGGGACTTCCTTTCAGTTGGATTCGGGCGGATCAAACTGATCAGTTTATCAACAGGTTATCTATATATATGGGGCCGTGATATTTCCTGCCTATACGATGAGGCGGCGCCGCGTCATACTCTATCCTGATAGCGATCTTCCTTACCTTATCCTGATGATGGATAAGTTTTTTCTCCTTGCGGCCTTTCCATTCGGAACTTTCATCCTCGGGCGTGTCCAGCTTGGCCTGGATGGTGGTCCATTTACCTCTTTCGAGGGGAACCGCGTAACGCATCTCGGTGAACAGCCAGCCTTCTCCCACGGTTAGGATGATGCGCGCCTGTATCAGGCCCGCCGGGGCTTTTCTGGGAAGATATACGTCAACTGATATATTTTTATATCCGGTAAGGTCAAGATACTCGAGTTTCTTGATCTCTTCGTACCCCTCAAGGCCAAGAAAAGGCAGACCCTTCTCCACCTTGAACTCGACCAGGGCGGCCGCCCACCTGTTGCCCGGGAACTCGCAATCCACCTGCAGGGAATTCTCCCCTGATGAGGCCTCCTCCGCGGTGACCTCAGTGGAGATTGCAACATGATCTCCCTGGTAAAAAGCCCAGTCGGGTATCTTCCAACCTTCCTGAGATTGTTCAAAATCGAACCGTATCTCCTCTTGAGCGCTGCAGATACCTGGAGTTAGCAATATAAACACCAGACAAGTTACCAAGACTATATGAAAAACTTTCAACTTCCCTCCCCGCTGCGTATTCAGTAAAGCGTGTTACATTTTATTATACCAGATAAATCCTATAAACAACAATATTTAGGTGAATAATAGACCCCTTCCGGTGCTCCTTGCTTTTCAACTGAATATATGATACCCTTCTCTTTATGGAAAACCTGACGCTGGTTATTCAGATACCTTGCTACAACGAGGAAAAGACGCTCCCCGTCACTCTTGAGGACCTTCCCAAGAGCATAAAAGGGATTTCCAGAATAAAAGTACTGGTGGTCGATGACGGAAGTACCGATAAAACGGTCGAAGTGGCCAAACAGTTCGGCGTTTCCGAAATAGTCCGCCTCAAAAAACGCAAGGGCCTGGCCGTGGTCTTCGCCACCGGGCTCGATCACGCCCTTAAAATGGGAGCTGATATCGTGGTCAATACCGACGCGGACAACCAGTACAAGGGCTCGGATATTGAGAGGCTGGTCGAGCCGATCCTGGATAAGCGGTCCGACATAGTCATAGGCAACAGGCGCATAGAAAAGATAAAGCACTTTTCCTTCATCAAGAAAAAGCTCCAGCGCATCGGCAGCAGGATCGTAAGATACTTGTCCGGGCTCGACATACCGGACGCCACGACGGGTTTCCGCGCCTACAGCAAGGAAGCTATACTGAAACTCAACGTCATATCCGAGTTCACGTACACCCTTGAGACCATAATAGCCGCGGGCAACAAAGGCCTGGTGGTTGAGAATATCGAGATATCCACCAACCCCGAGCTCAGGCAGTCGCGCCTTTTCAGGAGCATACCGGAATACCTTACAAGGTCTATCGCCACGCTTGTAAGAGTGTACACCATGTACCGTCCCCTAAAGGTATTTCTGCTTCTGGGAAGCTTTCTTTTTATTCTGGGTTTTTTAATAGGATTGCGGTTCCTGTATTTTTATCTTACAGGTTCCGGTGCCGGCCACATCCAGTCACTCATCCTCTTCGCGGTGCTCACCATACTGGGTTTCCAGACTATACTGTGGGGTATGTTATCTGACCTTATAGCCGCTAACCGAAGGCTAATCGAGAACACGCTGACCAAGGTGAAGAGAATAGAGCTCAAGGTTGGAAAGGAATAGTTCCTTTTTTATCTCACAGCTTCACTGTTACCGGACAGATCTCTCGCTTTCTCCGGATCGACAGGATATGTCAGGACGAACTTCTCGATGAATTCAGTCACGTCGATCTTATCCTCAAGCATCACCTCTCGCTTTTTCTTCCACTCTGAATCAAGTTCACCTCTGCAAACGAGTTCTTTCACTTCACTGAAAGCCGCTTCGGTTTGCTCAACTGAGTAATTACGTATCAAACCGTACTTCTGTTCAAGTTCATTGGTGTAGCCGAGCCCCCTGCCGGGTTTGGTTATGTAGAATGCCGGCACACCCAGCATGGCAGCTTCTGAGGCCACTGTCGCGCCCTCGCCTATTACTATAGAAGAAAAAGCCATAAGATCATGCATCCTGTGCGGTTCCACCGACAACCTGTACGGCTTGAGTTCGGCGGGCAGTTCCGCTTCAGAAGAGATGAACACCTTACCGTATCCGTTCAATATCCCGATGAGCTTGATCTTATCCTCAAGGGAAAGTCCTTTCTGGGGTATATCGTGCGATGCCTCCCATGAAACGAACCTGAGCAGGAAGAACCTCTCCTCTCCCAGGCCCAGATCCTTCAGTATGCTTTTATCCGGAGTGAACCGGTCAGGGTGAAGATAGGCTAGCTCATGATACCCGGCGTAACGCACCTGTTTTCGGCCAAGCTGGCCCATGTAGCAATCGGGGGTGCAGATGGCCGAAGCTGCCGGATAGGTTATGGCGTTGGACAAAGTGGCGGTCTCCGTGTCATAAAACACAACTGAAGGAGTGCCAGTAGCGAACCCGACATGAGCTACTGAGACCCCCGCTATACCGGTAAGAATATCAGGCTTGAACTTCCTGGCAAGCCTGAACAATTCAGCGTCCCTTGATAGAAGCTCCTTGAAAAGCCCCGCGAACCCCTTCCCCTGGCGGCTTATACAGGTATTCTCTATACCGTAGTTTTCAAGAAGGGTCAGGGTCATCTCCTTGTCGCGGGAAGTTACCAGGACCTCGTGCTCCTTCTGCCAGAGTTTTATGGCGTTACGGAAAAAATGAACGTGCGCCGGATGCATTATATCCACGAGTATCTTCATCTTTAAGCGGCGTTCCCCTCTTCGTATTTACCGAAAACTTTCTGCATAATACCCCCGGTGGCGTCCCAGCTGTATTTTTCAATACACCTTTTCCTGGCCTCCTCGCCCATCCGTTGCGCTTTTTCCGGATCAGCGAAAATTTCTTCTATGGCCTCGGCGATAGCTCCGGGGTCCCCGGGCTTTACTACCCATCCACAGCCCTTCAGTATTTCCTTCATATCAGAGACATCAGTGCTCACAATAGGCTTGGCCATGGCCATCGCATCAAAGACCTTAGCGGGTATCTGCCCCACGGTGGCCAGGTTCATCCGCTGGGGTATCGCAACCACGTCCGCCGCCGCCAAGAACTCGGGTATCTCTTCAAAAGGCTGCATGGGCAGGCCGATATACCCTTGACGCCCTAAAAGGCGCAAAGCGAAATCGTCGAACTTATGGCTGTACCAGTCTTTTGATATGCCCACGACAAGAAGCATAACCTCAGGGTCCTCTATCATGGAAACAGCCCGGGCAAGGTCTTCAAGCCCCTTGTAAGTGCGGGGGGTCCCCAGGAACATGACCACTTTTTTACCGAGAGCTATCCCTTTTTCCCTGCGCACATCCTCACGCTGGAACTTTTCCGGATCGAACCGGTCTGTATCACGTGCGTGGACTATGACCTCTCCCCCGTACTTTTTCTTAAGAAAACTGTTCGAGACGGTAACCGCCTCCGCCCAGTCTATGAACCTCTCCATTATCCAGCTGTTAAAATAAGAATTCGTCCTGTAGAAAAAAATAATAGAGTACAGCATATAAGCTATTTTCTTGTAGAGAGGATACGTCTTCAAAAGTTCCTTGTAGAAACCAAGCTGCCAGTCCTCTATGTCGATCACAAAAGGAACTTTTCTCCGGCGCCTGTAGAGCAGGGCTATACCCAAACTGGTCAAAAGCGGTTTGGAAACATAGATAACATCACCGCTTATGGCGCCCAAGATCTGTCTAATCCTGATAAGGGGACTCAAATAAGCCCGGCAGTCCACGGCCTTATATTCCACGGTGCTGTCGCCAGAAACAGGGGGCCATATGCCATCGCCGAAAAAGGGTCCGACGATTTCTACTTCGTATTTTCTCTTGAGCACCTTGGCCAGAAAATAGGACCTGCCAAGGCAGTTGCTTGAAAGGTCCGGATTGATTATGGTTATTTTCATTGAGTGTTCCCTTATAGAGATCTAAAAATAACATGCCGTGTTCGGTACCGCCATCATCAGGTCCACTTTGAGAGTTTTCATCACAAGATACGCGATTGTCGCCACGTACACACCCTGCAGAAGGAGTTTCATCCCCCGCTGCGGGACCTTTCCGAGCTTATCCAATAGGAAAAGCTGCGACCTTGCCGAAAGAACCACTAATGGCGTTGTAAGCGCCACGATATATCTGCACTGGTAAGCGCCCCATGCAACCCAAAAGGTCATCAGAACAAAGACGTAAGCGTAAACCAGCAGATACCCCTTCTGCTTCTTCTTATCGAACAGAAGAACGGCAAGAGAAACATAGGAGAAAATATATAAAGGCGATAGCTCCAGTATTTTCCAGGGATAGAATCCCCAGGGCTCCTTGTTGAACATGCCCGTCTTCCATCCCGTGGGAGGGATATATCCGAAATCAAGAGCATTCATTATATACTTCCCGAATATCACTCCAAGTAACGCCAACAGCCCGAAAACAGCGAAAGCCGGAACCGACCTGACCTTTGTCCTGGAAATATCGCTTAAAAAGGTGAATATCCTCTTCCTGCCAACGGCCAGGATAATAACTATGAAAACAAGTCCCCATAAGGCCTCCTGGAACTTTGACAGGTTCGTGAAGAACCTGCCCACGTTACCGTCCCTGCCGAAAACGGTCAATAGATCCGGTCCGTACACCTGCCAGTTCCACCATCCCCACGGGACCATCATAAGAAACGGCACAACCAGTCCGATATAGAAAGATCTTTTCCTGAAAAGCCATCTCTCGAAGAACGCCGCATATATGAAAATGCCCCCTATGGGCAATATGCCGGGATACTTGGTAAGCGCTGCAAATCCCGCGGATATACCGCAGGCTATCATGAAATAGGACCTATAGTTCTTGACCGCAAGGGCGAACATGCATAGAGACAATATGCTGAAAAAGGCAAGGGTCGTTTCCATCCATATCTTCTGCGACGTTATCCAGGCTATGGGCTCGATCAGCATGATGAGAGCGGCGTATATGCCCGCTTTCTCGTCAAATAGCAACCTGCCCAGCATATATGCCAGGGGTATAAGAAGTATCCCGAATAGAAGCGACACCTTAAAAGCGGAAAAGTACGTCTTGCCGAAGAGACGAAAGCTCACCGAAACCAGATACGTGAATAGCGGCGGATGCTTAAAGAGGGGTTTAGTGAAATACGTCGGGAGTTTGCGTCCCCTTTTCAGCTCGTACTCATAGAGGTCCTGTGTATTATAGTTCGAGGGATCCTCCATTATCTGGACAGCGAGCCTGGGATAGACCGATTCATCATAACTTAAAGGATGCTTCTTCTTGAAACTGCCGATCCGCGTCATTAACGCTATGACCATCAGCGCGATAATTATCCATATGGTTTCTTTTCTCATTAGCGACCCCTATGCGATTCGGAAAATATTCCAGTAGAACTTCTTTAATATACTATACACTATAAATCCTTTTTCCCGGCGCTTTCGGCGTTTTTCCATTATCCGGCCGAAATGGCCCAGTATCCACATCCTGGCACGGACGAATTCGGTGATGGTTCGTGTAAACCCCAGGTTCTCAACGTAACCCCCTTCCCGGGATCGGCCAGGTGCAGAGGATCTCACGACCAAAGCGACTGTCTTGACCAGAAGTTTAACCAGGAAGAACAGTTCCCCCAATACCACCAGTATCGCCGGGTAGTTCAAAAGTTCATTCAGCATCCTGTTCTTTTCGGAATGGAAGAGCTTAAGACCGGAATGCCTCCCTGCAGTCCTGGAATGCTTGTGGTAGATAACCGCTTTGGGCACGCATACACCTTTAAAGCCTCTCGCGTTCAGCCTTATCCCCATGTCGATATCCTCGTAAAAAGCGAAATACAGTTCGTCGAAATACTGTTCTCTCTCGACCTTAACCTCTTCCAGGCATTTTCTCGAATAAACTGACGCGGCCCCGCAGGCACTGAAGATCAATTTAATGTGGGTGTCACCGTCATATTCGCTGTAGCGGTTCAGCGCCACACCTGAGCCGTCAGGCAGAATAAAATCACCGTCCGAGAAGATCGTCGCTTCCTCCGGATAGTTCATTATCCTTGGACTTGCGAAATCGGCCCCGGAGGTCTGCATGCCGCGCATAAGATGCTTTAACCAGCCTTTTTCCGCTATGGTGTCATTGTTCAGGTTCACGACATAATCGAACCCTTTTTCAAGCGCCCAGTTCATACCGTCGTTATTGCCACCAGCAAATCCCTTGTTCTTCCTGTTCTGTATCAAATGTACTTCCGGGAACATGGAGCCTAACCTGGCTCCTTCATCATTATCCGAGGCGTTATCGACAAGCACTATTTGATAATTCCCGTAATCCGTATCCCGCAGAGACTCCAGGCACTCCACGGTATCATCAAAACCGTTCCAGTTAAGTATCACGATGGCTACACTGGATAAAGTATCCATGTTATTTTTCGATAAAAGGATTTTTAACCCTTTTGTGCATACATCTGCTTGTAAGATGTGTTAACATTTATCAACTACCGCCTGTTCAAAAATATCTATCCCACTATATAAGTGGATATAATGACACTGAAAACTATTTATAGAATAAATGATTTTTCCTTTTCACGCTATTCTTTAAGCTTTTATAAGCAGACAAGATCTTCACAAAACAGCTTTTTCCTAATAAGGAAAGTGCCGTATATATGATATTCCGCAGGTCAAAAGGCGCAATACGGAGGGCCTTGAATGAATAAGCTCTTCCCTCGCTCATCCGCCCTATTGAATAGAGTTCACAGGCAAGCTGGACATAATTCTTAGCTAACAGTTTCCTATTCTGCATGAACTCATTATAATGTTTCTGCAAGATAAGTTTTCTGGCCCTCACGATCTTACTTATGTCAGCTGTCATGCTGCCTTCGGTAATATGTACTATTACCAGCGGTTCATCGCTATACCTGAATTTGAAATGTTTGGATATCCTCAGCCACATATCCCAATCTTCGAAAGAAGGCAAGCTTTCATCAAAATTGCCGACTTTCAGGAAACATTCCCTTTTGACCAGAGTCGCTATAACTGTTACAAAGTTCCCCATTAAAAAATCATGATGCAGGTCGCCGCTTTTGCCTGATCTGGAGGGTGAATATAAATAACTTTTCACCCCTTGCTCCATTTTTATTGAATCACAATAGACCACCCCGGTATCCTCATCTGTTTTGTTTAATAGGGACACCTGCACCTTAAGGCGATCTTCCAACCACTGGTCATCATCGTCCTGGAAAGCGATGAACCTTCCGCGGGCGTGTTTAAGCCCTGTATTCCGTGCCGCAGGAAGACCGGAATTGTTTTCATGTTTGATGTACTTGATCCTGGGGTCGTTTACTCCAGCCACAAGTTCCGCGGTGTTATCAGAAGATCCATCATCTACGATTATCAATTCAAAGTCGGAATAGGTCTGACCGAGCACACTGTCTATAGAACGCCTCAGTATATTTGCCCTATTAAATGTAGGAAGGATAACACTCACCGTAGGTTCTTTTGAATTGCCCATGCAATAATATATATCATGAAAATCGTAAAAAAGAAAGTTCTCCTGCTAATAATATTATTTTTTATTACCAAGGGTAATGTGGTATACTCTCTGTAAATCCGGCAAAACACTTAATCCGGCAAAAAATGATAAAGAGATTTTTCATAAAACACAGAGGGACCGTACGCGATTTTTTCTGGCGAAACATCCAGACCTTCGGCAAGAAATTCTATTTCCTTTTAGTATTCTTCTACTCGGCAAAGATTTTGGAGCCTGCCGATTTCGGTACACTTAATTATTTCCTTGCCATTGTAGGACTCCTTGTCGTATTCTGCGACTTCGGCTTTTCGGTTTCGGCGTCAAAATATGTGGCTGAATACAAAGCCACGGATCCTGACCGTCTGCGGAAGACATTCACCTCCGTATCCGTTGTTATACTGGCCATAGCGTCTTTAATATCAATAGCACTGATAAGTATCGGCGGATATCTATTCGGGGATAACTTGAAATATGCTTTATTGCTGATACCGTTCCTTTTTCTTGCTCCTCTTACAGCTATTCTGGATGGCCTATACCGTGGTACCCGCAGATTCAGGCAACTGTCGATAATCAATATCATAGCGATCTGCACTTCCATGGCGATCGCCCTTCCTCTCATTAAAACATACGCTCTGGTGGGAACCATACTATCCATAAACTCTTTATATATATTCCTTACTCTCGGCATGACGTTCTTCAGCAAAAACATCAGCTTTTCCGTTGACAGGAATATCACCAAAGAGGTCTCTCGATACGCTGTGTACATAGGTCTTGCGAGTCTGGCGTATTATATGTACACCCGTGTTGATATCCTGATACTCAAGCAATTCGGTTATGTGACCGAGATAGGATATTACGCTATTGTCAATTCGCTTTTTGGGATAATCCTGATACCGTCAACAATGCTGGGCCAGGTCATAGCTCCCCGTACCAGTACTAAATCGGCCCTTGGGGAGTTCGTGGACATTAAACGTAAGTTCACCCGCAGCATAATACCATCACTGACAATATCATTGCCCCTGAGCATTCTGTTGTTTTTTCTGTTGCCTGCA from Candidatus Omnitrophota bacterium harbors:
- the dinB gene encoding DNA polymerase IV, translating into MPRANENEPAAGRDTCSGRTSQDQKRKDQAGISGIMTHHITMADKNRYIVHVDMDAFFASVEQRDDPSIKGRPVIVGADPKKGAGRGVVAACSYEARKYGIHSAMPISTAYKKCPKAVFLRPDSSKYSAVSREVFAILENFTPEIEPISIDEAFMDITGSFHLFGTPEGTCRKIKQEIRRKTALTASIGLAPNKMTAKIASEVGKPDGLVIVKPGRVLDFLHPLPVGRLWGIGEKTLSVLESVGIRTIGDLAAKGEEELEDLFGKNGRHMYLLSSGMDGRSVETTEVIKSISNEHTFEEDATDNQVMFDTLMHLSEKVSRRMRRSGLKGRTVTLKIRFSNFKTYTRSHTLDQATNYVDDIYGKALEKIQEFDTSRRAVRLLGVKVSNLTDDSWRSDLFRGTDEEALKKERLHRALDRIMEKYGSGAVRRRRA
- a CDS encoding DJ-1 family protein, with amino-acid sequence MKKKALVILAQGFEEIEAVTPIDTLRRAEVEVTVAGVGGETVTGSRGLTIKPDIRIEECDSDFDAVILPGGLPGAENLASSLEVKQIVTKMHEAGKIIAAICASPALVLAPAGILDGRQATCYPGLDKNFSAVVKHSKEDVIQDGNIITSRGPATAMKFSRKIAENLVGKTKSDMIASQMLSGE
- a CDS encoding response regulator; translated protein: MELHMEDHKILVVDDNKDFADVFCDILKANDYKAECCYGGAQAVELIRDNVYDIMFLDIRMPDMDGIQTLKEVKKIKPETTVIMMTGYSVDELVHQAIEERASEIIYKPFEIEKVLGLIKSTKPI
- a CDS encoding glycosyltransferase; amino-acid sequence: MTLVIQIPCYNEEKTLPVTLEDLPKSIKGISRIKVLVVDDGSTDKTVEVAKQFGVSEIVRLKKRKGLAVVFATGLDHALKMGADIVVNTDADNQYKGSDIERLVEPILDKRSDIVIGNRRIEKIKHFSFIKKKLQRIGSRIVRYLSGLDIPDATTGFRAYSKEAILKLNVISEFTYTLETIIAAGNKGLVVENIEISTNPELRQSRLFRSIPEYLTRSIATLVRVYTMYRPLKVFLLLGSFLFILGFLIGLRFLYFYLTGSGAGHIQSLILFAVLTILGFQTILWGMLSDLIAANRRLIENTLTKVKRIELKVGKE
- a CDS encoding DUF354 domain-containing protein translates to MKILVDIMHPAHVHFFRNAIKLWQKEHEVLVTSRDKEMTLTLLENYGIENTCISRQGKGFAGLFKELLSRDAELFRLARKFKPDILTGIAGVSVAHVGFATGTPSVVFYDTETATLSNAITYPAASAICTPDCYMGQLGRKQVRYAGYHELAYLHPDRFTPDKSILKDLGLGEERFFLLRFVSWEASHDIPQKGLSLEDKIKLIGILNGYGKVFISSEAELPAELKPYRLSVEPHRMHDLMAFSSIVIGEGATVASEAAMLGVPAFYITKPGRGLGYTNELEQKYGLIRNYSVEQTEAAFSEVKELVCRGELDSEWKKKREVMLEDKIDVTEFIEKFVLTYPVDPEKARDLSGNSEAVR
- a CDS encoding glycosyltransferase, which produces MKITIINPDLSSNCLGRSYFLAKVLKRKYEVEIVGPFFGDGIWPPVSGDSTVEYKAVDCRAYLSPLIRIRQILGAISGDVIYVSKPLLTSLGIALLYRRRRKVPFVIDIEDWQLGFYKELLKTYPLYKKIAYMLYSIIFFYRTNSYFNSWIMERFIDWAEAVTVSNSFLKKKYGGEVIVHARDTDRFDPEKFQREDVRREKGIALGKKVVMFLGTPRTYKGLEDLARAVSMIEDPEVMLLVVGISKDWYSHKFDDFALRLLGRQGYIGLPMQPFEEIPEFLAAADVVAIPQRMNLATVGQIPAKVFDAMAMAKPIVSTDVSDMKEILKGCGWVVKPGDPGAIAEAIEEIFADPEKAQRMGEEARKRCIEKYSWDATGGIMQKVFGKYEEGNAA